GAAAGGATTTTATTAGCAAATACTTAAAATAGCCAATGAAAAGGGAAAAAAAGTCAAGGAGCTGCTTAGTGTACCTGTTCTCTTGGCACTACATTGTTTAAGGTCTTTCCACTTTTCTCTAGCAGCTCCTATAAAAAATATTTTCGCTATATATTCGAGATCAAACCGAGCAATTGCCTAAACTATAGCCTTAACCATGCCTCCATCGACATTGATAGCTTGGCCGGTAATGTAACTGGCTTTTTCAGACGCCAGGAAGGCAATCACATTGGCAATTTCCTCAGGCTGCCCGTATCGTCCCAGCGGAATGTTGCTAGAGGCATAAAATTCGATGGCTTCCTCTTTTGGTTTACCTAAAATCTTGGAAAGTTGATCTCCCAATTGACCAGGAGCTTCCCATAAGGGAGTGCGAATGGGTCCAGGGCAGACGGCATTGACCAGAATGTTATCTTTGGCCAGATAATTGGCAAATTCTTTGGTAATCATGTTAACAGCTGCCTTGATCGTGTCGTAATCAAGCAATCCACCGGGTTGTTTGCCAAACATGGAAGAAATATTTATTATTCGCCCCCATTTGGCTTTTTGCATGTACGGGGCCACCGCTTTCGTAAGGCGAATGACAGCAAATAACATCAAATCAATATTGCGCCGGAACTCTTCCTCAGGAAGCTCCATCGGATCACTCAAACGTCCTGTTCCAGCATTGTTAACCAGGATATCAATTCGCCCAAATTTATTAGCTACTTGAGTCACAAAGGCATCCGTCTCTGCTAATTTAGTAACATCGACTTTTTGGGCGAGAACCTGAACACCTTTTTCTTTAAGCTCAGATGCAGTCTGCTCGAGAGCCTCGGTGTTGATATCACATATAGCCAGGTTACATCCCTCAGCAGCCAAAGCCATCGCAGTAGATTTTCCGATACCCTGAGCAGCTCCCGTAATTAAGGCTACTCGTCCTTTTAATCCAAGATCCATAATCTTTTTCCTCCTTTTGAAAAGTATAGACCACATTGCCGTGAATTGGCGAACTTC
The genomic region above belongs to Caldanaerobius polysaccharolyticus DSM 13641 and contains:
- a CDS encoding SDR family NAD(P)-dependent oxidoreductase encodes the protein MDLGLKGRVALITGAAQGIGKSTAMALAAEGCNLAICDINTEALEQTASELKEKGVQVLAQKVDVTKLAETDAFVTQVANKFGRIDILVNNAGTGRLSDPMELPEEEFRRNIDLMLFAVIRLTKAVAPYMQKAKWGRIINISSMFGKQPGGLLDYDTIKAAVNMITKEFANYLAKDNILVNAVCPGPIRTPLWEAPGQLGDQLSKILGKPKEEAIEFYASSNIPLGRYGQPEEIANVIAFLASEKASYITGQAINVDGGMVKAIV